In Pseudophryne corroboree isolate aPseCor3 chromosome 7, aPseCor3.hap2, whole genome shotgun sequence, a single window of DNA contains:
- the C1QL2 gene encoding complement C1q-like protein 2, producing MLLVLVIVIPLLALPPPGQGHYEMLGTCRMICDPYTGHPPNTPGEALQDLSGAPPPFIQGPKGEPGRPGKPGARGPPGEPGPPGARGPPGERGEPGRAGGSGGSVSGTASAALPGPRIAFYVGLKSPHEGYELLKFDDVVTNLGNHYDPSTGKFTCQVPGIYYFTYHILMRGGDGTSMWADLCKNGQVRASAIAQDADQNYDYASNSVVLHLDSGDEIYVKLDGGKAHGGNNNKYSTFSGFILYPD from the exons atgctcctggtcctggtcattgTGATCCCGCTGCTGGCGCTGCCGCCCCCGGGCCAGGGCCACTATGAGATGCTGGGGACCTGCAGGATGATCTGTGACCCGTACACCGGACACCCCCCAAACACCCCGGGAGAGGCTCTGCAGGACCTCAGCGGGGCCCCTCCGCCCTTCATCCAGGGGCCAAAGGGTGAGCCGGGCAGGCCGGGGAAGCCAGGGGCCCGGGGCCCCCCAGGAGAGCCGGGACCCCCAGGAGCCAGGGGCCCGCCAGGAGAGAGGGGTGAGCCCGGCAGAGCGGGGGGTTCGGGAGGCTCCGTGTCCGGCACCGCCTCAGCCGCGCTCCCCGGACCCCGCATCGCCTTCTATGTCGGGCTGAAGAGCCCCCACGAGGGCTACGAGCTGTTGAAGTTCGACGACGTGGTGACCAACCTGGGCAACCACTACGACCCCAGCACCGGCAAGTTCACCTGCCAGGTGCCCGGCATCTACTACTTCACCTACCACATCCTCATGCGGGGCGGCGACGGCACCAGCATGTGGGCGGACCTCTGCAAGAACGGCCAG GTCCGGGCCAGCGCTATCGCTCAGGACGCGGATCAGAACTACGACTACGCCAGTAACAGTGTGGTGCTTCATCTGGACTCAGGGGATGAGATTTATGTCAAACTGGACGGGGGGAAAGCTCACGGAGGAAACAATAATAAATACAGCACATTCTCCGGCTTCATTCTGTACCCGGACTAG